Within the Rickettsia rickettsii genome, the region TAATGTTGCTGTAAGCTTAAATTGTGATACTCCTATTGGTTTTTGGATGCCTTCTATAGCGTATTCTACAGTAATACCTTGTTTTTCTTCGCACAAAATTAATCCAATTGTAGGATTGTCTGAATTATCTTTAATTGTGCACTCCATTAAATTAAGATAAAAATTTAGTGTACCGGCATATTCCGGCTTAAACTTGCCGGTTTTTAATTCAATAACAACATACATAGCATTTGAGTTTTATGTGATAAAAAACTAAATCCAAATAATAATCTTCTCCCTCAAGTTCTATATGATACTGATTGCCAACAAATACAAAACCTTGTCCTAACTCTAATAAAAAGTTTTTAATATTATCTATCAATTTATTTTCTAAATCTCGTTCTATTATTTTACCTTGAATATCTAAAAATTCTAAGTTATACGGTTCTTTTATAATCGACCTGGCTAAATCGGACTATAGCTCAGGTAAAGTATTGGAAAAGTTATTTATACCTTTCGCTGACCTTTCATGTAAGTTACTTTTAATTTGCAAAAATAATACATTTCTTGACCAAGCATTTTCGATGGTTTGTTGTGCATACCAAATTCTTTGATTTATATTTTTTAGTTTTGAAAAAATAATAATATTATGACTCCATGCGATTTCTCCAACAGGCGGTTGGAGAATTTGGTCATTATTATATGCTGCAAAAAACTGACGCATATAAGAAAGGTTTTGATATGATAATCCTTGCATTTTAGGAAATTCTTTACACAAATCATCAGAAATATTTTGAATCACTTTTGATCCCCATTTTTCTTTATTCTGACGTACTAAAATTAATTTTCCTATATGCCAATAAAGAACTATCAATTCTTTATTTGCTGCTAAATGGCCTCTAATACGAGCTTTGCTAATTTCTTGTTTTAAATTTTTGATTAAATTAGTATATGATTCATTACTTAAAGTATTGCTCATTGATTTTCACTACTTCTTACCACCTGCATTCATAGCAAGGTTTGCGGAAACAAATTCTTCAAGGTCACCGTCAAGCACTCCTTTAGTATCGGAAGTTTCATAATCGGTACGTAAATCTTTTACCATTTGATAAGGTTGCAAAACATATGATCTAATTTGATGCCCCCAGCTATTATCGGTTTTAGCGGCATTCTGCTCGTTAACGCTATCAGTACGTTTTTGCATTTCAAGCTCATAGAGTTTGGCTTGAAGCATTTTCATAGCTTGAGCTTTATTTTTATGCTGCGATCTATCGCTTTGGCATTGTGTTACCGTACCGGTCGGTATATGAGTGATACGTACAGCTGAATCGGTAGTATTAACGTGCTGCCCGCCGGCTCCCGATGCTCTAAAAGTATCGATTCTTAAATCTTTATCCTCAATAGTAATTGCTATATTATCATCAATTTCGGGATATATCCAGCTACTTGCAAAGCTAGTCATTCTTTTACCGGCTGCATTAAACGGAGAAATACGCACTAATCTGTGAACGCCAGCTTCGGTCTTAAACCAGCCGTAAGCACGCTTTCCTATTATCCTAATCGTGCATGATTTAATGCCTGCCTCTTCGCCGTTAATCATATTGATTATTTCGGTTTTAAAGCCGAGTCTTTCGGCAAAACGCAAATACATACGCATCATAATAGACGCCCAGTCATGGCTTTCAGTTCCCCCGGCTCCAGCATTAATCTCTAAAAAGCAATTATTACCGTCTGCTTCACCTGAAAACAAACATTCCGTTTCAAATTTGGCAGCAATGATGCTTAAATTTTTTAAGTCCTGTTCAATTTGTGAAAGTGTTTCTAAATCGTTTTCAGCTTCAGCCATTTCTTCAAGTTCTAAAGCATCTTTTAAATTGGATTTGAGTTTATTAAAAGCGTTTAGTTTTTCTTCTAGATTACTTTTTTCTCGCAGTAATTTTTGAGCATTAGCCTGATCATTCCATAAACTAGGATCGGCTGTTAACTCTTCTAACTCGTTCAGTCTTTCAGTTGATGCTTCAACGTCAAAGTGACCTCCAAAGTAGTTCTAAAGACTGCTCAATTTTTTTTACATAATTTTCTATTTCAGCTCGCATTATTTTTTCCTGTTATAAATTTCGATTTTGTTATATATTATCGTGGTTTAGTGTCATGCTGCGACTTGATCGCGGGATAACAGACAATAAACAAATGCAAATTATATCACAATAATTATGAATCATCAAAAATATATAAGGAACTTCTCAATAATTGCCCATATTGATCACGGTAAATCTACGTTAGCCGATAGGTTAATTGAACATTGCGGCGGCTTGCAGGCTAGGGAAATGAGCCAACAAGTGCTAGATTCGATGGATATTGAAAAAGAGAGAGGTATAACTATTAAGGCACAAACCGTGCGGCTTGTATATAAAGCTAAAGACGGTAACACCTACTATTTGAATCTAATGGACACTCCCGGGCATGTCGATTTTGCTTATGAAGTTAGTAGGTCACTTGCTGCTTGTGAAGGCTCGTTATTGGTAGTTGATAGTACGCAAGGAGTAGAAGCACAAACGCTTGCCAATGTTTACCAAGCAATCGAGAATGATCATGAGATTGTACTGGTGCTTAATAAGCTTGACCTACCGGCGTCAGAACCTGAACAGGTTAAGCAGCAAATAGAGGATATAATCGGAATCGATACAAGTGAGGCTGTGCTAATCTCTGCTAAAAGTGGTATAGGGATTGATTTAGTTTTAGAGGCTATAGTAAGTAAATTACCTCCGCCAAAAGAAAGTAGTTCTGATATTTTGAAAGCTTTGCTTGTTGATAGTTGGTATGACCCATATCTTGGCGTGGTTATTTTAGTACGTGTTATTGATGGCTACCTACGTAAGAATATGCGTATTAAAATGATGGCTACTAACTCAGTTTATACCGTTGAAAATGTTGGCTATTTTACTCCGAAAAAACATATTTCGGATGTTCTGCATGCAGGCGAAATCGGCTTCTTTACTGCGGCTATAAAGCAAGTAGCGGATTGTAAAGTTGGGGATACTATCACTGATGAAAAAAAGCCTTGTGAGCAAGCTCTACCGGGTTTTAAACCACAATTACCCGTAGTGTTTTGTGGTCTTTATCCAACGGATAGCTCGGAATTTGAGCATCTAAAGGATTCACTGGCTAAATTACGCCTTAATGATGCTAGTTTTGAGTATGAAATGGAAAGTTCTTCGGCACTCGGAGTAGGTTTTAGATGCGGCTTTTTAGGGCTGTTACATTTAGAGATAATCCAAGAACGTTTAAGTAGGGAATTCAATTTAGATTTAATCACTACCGCTCCAAGCGTGGTGTATAAAATTCATATGCGGGACGGTGAGAACTTAGAGATACATAACCCAGCAGATTTGCCTGATTTACAAAAAATCGAATCAATGGAAGAGCCTTGGATTAAGGCAACTATAATGGTACCTGATGAGTTTTTAGGTGCGGTACTATCGCTTTGTACGGAAAAGAGAGGGATGCAGCTTGATCATAGCTATATAGCAAATAGGGCTAAAATAATTTATAAATTACCGCTAAATGAGATAGTTTACGATTTCTACGATCGTTTAAAAAGCTGTTCTAAAGGTTATGCAAGTTTTGAATGGCAAATGGATGTTTATGAACCTTCCGAACTTGTTAAGCTTGGGATTTTGGTTAACGCAGAGGTGGTTGATGCACTATCCACAATCGTACACCGCTCACGTGCCGAGCAAAGGGGGAGGGCATTATGCGTAAGGTTAAAGGATTTAATACCGAGACAGCAGATTGATATAGCAATTCAAGCAAGTATAGGTAGTCGTATTATCGCTCGTGAGACTATTAAAGCCCTACGTAAAGATGTGTTATCTAAATGTTACGGTGGTGATATAAGTCGTAAACGTAAATTACTTGAGAAACAAAAAGCAGGTAAAAAGAGAATGAGACAGTACGGTAATATCGAAATTCCGCAATCTGCGTTTATTGCAGCTTTAAAAATAGGTGATGAATAAAACTTTTTTATTTTATATAAAGAAAACGCTAGACGTTATAATAAAGATTTGTTATAAGGAAGTATCTGAATCTTCCAGATGCTTCTAATGTTCCTCGGTAGCTTAGTGGTAGAGCAAACGGCTGTTAACCGTTCGGTCGCTGGTTCGAGTCCGGCCCGGGGAGCCATCCCTCAATTTTTGACAACTTTACGAATGAATCAAACGGCGAATGCAGCATAAAGTGAAGCTTTTTGCCTGTTAATTTAATTGAAAACACAGTTTTTATTAGGCATCTTTTTCCCTCAGCATTCGACAAAACACAATATTGATGTGCATTGGCAACTAAATTTAGTACATCTATCATTTTGTCCGTAAAACAATCATAACCTTTATTATGCTCTGCTATCTCTAACATTACTTTATCACGACGTGTTGTTAATTTATATTTATCTTCTTCGTATTCTTCATTTGTAAATATACCGTCTAAAAGTTTACTTCTAAGCTTATCAAGGCTATTTTTTACACTGATAAGCTCTTTATTTCATTCTGTTATTCTTGTGTTATAATAATCTTTTTCATATTTTGCCGATTCTTTAACACTTTTAATTATTTTGCTCAATAAATCAGGCTCAATATACATTGATGCAAAAACTTTTTCTATTTGTTCTATAATTCTTGAGTAACAATAGGCGTGTAAATATGAGGGTAGTATTTGTTGCCTTTTTTATAATGTATTACTCCGTGATAAAAAGTATTATTTAATATTTTATGTCAGGCAATGGGGCGTATTAGATGTGTTAGTTAACCCTTATGCACTTGGTACAAGCGACAGTATAAGAATAAGATTTATGTAGGATATCGATATTGCCATAAGACATCCTGAATCTTTTGCCGTTGCTAGGAAATGATCAACTAGCTTTTCTTGCTGTTTCCATAGTACGAATACGATTTTAATATGAGGCCATTCATTACGCTAGGTTAATTTTAAATCATATCTTGCTTGTAAATTAATCCATAACTGGGCTGAAGTGTGAAAATATTTACCTAATCTCAGTGCCATATCAGTAGTAAGAGTTCGTTTGCCATGCACTAGCAACGCTAAGTAAGAAATCATCGCCTATTCAACTATCAAAACCGACAGTACTGCTGGTTGAGTTAGATTTATAACCGCTTAGATTATTTTGTGCCTTTTGAGGACTATTGCCGACAAAAGGACTAGCCCACGTACCGAAATCTACTGCTGTCTCATCACCGGCAGAAATAGAGAATATTTTTAAAGCCATAGATACGGAAGAAAAGATAAGGGAGTTGTTTGATAAAAATTATCAAGTTCAAGAAGAAAAAATTGATAATATAGTTAAGTCACTAAATGAAGAAAATAAGTTTGCGATACTTCGCAGAAATCTAACTAATAAAAGTACCTCAGAAATAAAAAATATAGTTGAGAAAATAAACAGAATGCAAGTTGATATAGGTAAAGTATTGTGATTCGGTAGTGCAGGAATAGGTAAAACCACGTTAATGCATTATCTATCTTATAAATGGGGAAAAGAAAAACTATGGAACAACAAATTTGATTATGTATTTAGAATCAGGTTAAAGGAATGGTTAAGCTGGATAGTACGTTATGGTACTAATATAGATGACGATATACTAAGTTGTTTTGTCCATTATTGTTTAGATTCTAACGATATAAAACTTGAAGATATAAAAAGCATACAAGATAAAGATAGGATATTATTAATACTGGATGGTTATGATGAGGTAGCGTTTTTATCACAGAGTAATCGTGATTACCGAGATATTATGGATTCGGTATTTCAGTATAAAAATGTCGTAATGAGTTCTAGTCCTAATGCGGTTATAGTGAGGGAATAGAGCAATATGTACATAAAAATTTTGAGTATGATAAAGAGCTTGGAACACCATTAAAAATCTTTTTGGATACTCATGGCCAAATAAAAGAAATATGTGCAGTTCCTATCAATACTGCATTAATATGTTTGGTTTGGAGCGCTCAAGCAATAAGGGATAAATTTCAAAAAAAACAGTAATCAAGATTTTAATATAAGTCGTTTATATAGTGAAATAATAAACTGGCTTAATAATAGGCATTTAGAAAAAAACAAATTATTATTTCACTATATAAACGACTTATATTAAAATCAAACTGAAGCTAATAATCACTTAAAAAACAAAATGAGTTTTTTAGAGCAAATAGCTTATGAGTCATTTGTTGCAACAGGGAAGTGAGTAGAGAACAAAGTAGTCGAAAGCAAGAAAGATATATAGATATAGACGGAACAAGGGCTATTAAGAATAGAAGGGCAAAATTTTCAATTTATTCATTTAACATTTCAAGAATATCTAGCTGCATGTTATTTAAAAAATCAGTTAGCAGATAACAACACAAAATATACAGCAGCAAATTTTATAGGTGCGCATCGAAACGATCCGAAATATCTAATGACTCTGAAGTGTCTAGCAGGGATGGTAAGTAATGAAAATAATCAAGAGTTAATAGCAATATTTTGGAAAGCTGTAACATGTAATGTGGATAGGATATTAGAGTTAGGGATTGAAAGAAAGATTATACTATTAATGCATTTATTAGCTCAAAGCAACATTAACGGAAAATTTGATAGTAGAATACCGAATTTAAAACAAATACAATATTTAATAGATGAAGTTGTGCTAAAAGATATTACAGGTTGGGAACAACATATAATAGACAGTGGTTATTTATCGGAAGCGATTGTTAAAACAGTAACCTCAAGAATTGAAAAAAGTTATAGGAATCATCACAGGATTAGCAAATAAGAAATGAATGGGGCAGTAAAACAAAAATTTATAAGAAGTTAACAAGCCTATTAGAAATTAAAGATGAACAATTACAAAAATTAGCCCAAATATTAGATAAGACAGTATTACAGGAAAGTTTAAAAAAATAATACAGTTATTAAATAAAAAGGTATTAAATGAATATATAAATATAATATTGATTGAAATAATTAATATTATGCCTAATTTAGATATAAAAATATTAAATCAGGTAAAAAAAATTATACAACAAATACTTAGTTACTAAAAGCTTAGTTAAGATAGTAAATACAACACCTAATATAGCACCCAAGGCAATTTAATGCACTGCAAGCATTATTTAATGATCCTATAGAAAATTTCAAGTACGAGGCAGTTTCAGTTTTAGTTGAAATAGTAAAGGCAAAGTCTAGTTTAGTAAAAGAAGCATTGAACATATTGAAAACACTAATCCGTAATGCCTAATTATGTCAAATTTGATACTGTGCGATGTTTAAAATCAGAATAACTATTTGGTAACCCTAATAATGAAATTTTATATAAAGCTACTTGAGAAGCTTAACTGAAATGCTAAGTGTAATATATGAACAATAAGCTTTAAATACACTGCAAGATCTACTAAATGATTCTAATATTTATATTAAGGTTACGGCTGTTGTAAGTTTATAGTTAATATATATTGTACCAAGTTTAACATTAGCAATATTTAGTATATTGAAAGAAGTATTAAACGATTCCGGCAACGAAGTCAAAATTGTAGTTATTTGGAGCTTAACTGAACCAGTACGTATAAATCCTAGTTTAGCCCAAGAGACATTAAAAATATTGAATACACTAATTAATAACCCTAGTAATTATATTGAATTCACAATCGCCAAAATCCTAGGTTGGATAATACAAATAAACCCCAATATATCACATGACGCATCTACAATACTGAAAAATTTATTTAGTAATTCTGACAAGTCGGAGTCTGCTTTAAGTTTAGTTGAATTAGGAAAGGTAAAACCGGTAGAAGAAGCATTTAAAGTGTTCAAAGATATACTCAGTGACCCTTATGTTGACAGATATGCTAAGTATGCAGTTGCTGTAAGTTTAATTAATATAATAAATTTAAGATCATTTGATAAAGCTAGTTATAAACAAGTTAATAGGTTAATAAAAATAATTGATCTACATAGAACTCAAAATTTTGCTAAGGATTTATATTTAGAAATAGACGCCCAAACCCTCTACACACA harbors:
- a CDS encoding autotransporter outer membrane beta-barrel domain-containing protein; translation: MFSISAGDETAVDFGTWASPFVGNSPQKAQNNLSGYKSNSTSSTVGFDS
- the prfB gene encoding peptide chain release factor 2 (programmed frameshift) — translated: MRAEIENYVKKIEQSLELLWRSLDVEASTERLNELEELTADPSLWNDQANAQKLLREKSNLEEKLNAFNKLKSNLKDALELEEMAEAENDLETLSQIEQDLKNLSIIAAKFETECLFSGEADGNNCFLEINAGAGGTESHDWASIMMRMYLRFAERLGFKTEIINMINGEEAGIKSCTIRIIGKRAYGWFKTEAGVHRLVRISPFNAAGKRMTSFASSWIYPEIDDNIAITIEDKDLRIDTFRASGAGGQHVNTTDSAVRITHIPTGTVTQCQSDRSQHKNKAQAMKMLQAKLYELEMQKRTDSVNEQNAAKTDNSWGHQIRSYVLQPYQMVKDLRTDYETSDTKGVLDGDLEEFVSANLAMNAGGKK
- a CDS encoding DUF1016 N-terminal domain-containing protein → MSNTLSNESYTNLIKNLKQEISKARIRGHLAANKELIVLYWHIGKLILVRQNKEKWGSKVIQNISDDLCKEFPKMQGLSYQNLSYMRQFFAAYNNDQILQPPVGEIAWSHNIIIFSKLKNINQRIWYAQQTIENAWSRNVLFLQIKSNLHERSAKGINNFSNTLPEL
- the lepA gene encoding translation elongation factor 4 gives rise to the protein MNHQKYIRNFSIIAHIDHGKSTLADRLIEHCGGLQAREMSQQVLDSMDIEKERGITIKAQTVRLVYKAKDGNTYYLNLMDTPGHVDFAYEVSRSLAACEGSLLVVDSTQGVEAQTLANVYQAIENDHEIVLVLNKLDLPASEPEQVKQQIEDIIGIDTSEAVLISAKSGIGIDLVLEAIVSKLPPPKESSSDILKALLVDSWYDPYLGVVILVRVIDGYLRKNMRIKMMATNSVYTVENVGYFTPKKHISDVLHAGEIGFFTAAIKQVADCKVGDTITDEKKPCEQALPGFKPQLPVVFCGLYPTDSSEFEHLKDSLAKLRLNDASFEYEMESSSALGVGFRCGFLGLLHLEIIQERLSREFNLDLITTAPSVVYKIHMRDGENLEIHNPADLPDLQKIESMEEPWIKATIMVPDEFLGAVLSLCTEKRGMQLDHSYIANRAKIIYKLPLNEIVYDFYDRLKSCSKGYASFEWQMDVYEPSELVKLGILVNAEVVDALSTIVHRSRAEQRGRALCVRLKDLIPRQQIDIAIQASIGSRIIARETIKALRKDVLSKCYGGDISRKRKLLEKQKAGKKRMRQYGNIEIPQSAFIAALKIGDE
- a CDS encoding HigA family addiction module antitoxin, translating into MISYLALLVHGKRTLTTDMALRLGKYFHTSAQLWINLQARYDLKLT